A genomic stretch from Nocardia wallacei includes:
- a CDS encoding alpha/beta fold hydrolase → MTTDLRTGTVRVPGATLHYELRGTGPLLLISDSGGGEVRRSTEIAARLGDAFTVVTYDRRGFARSPLDRPGSAVPVAVHAEDLRLLLAELTDQPAHVLGCALGALPALHAVLAAPAMFATVVAHEPLAPALLTGADRAEHVAAFEELEADYRERGLPAAVVRISAMLGAGAAARHRVQHSLDHDAGRAADPAVAGQRTANFDFILTNEIPQARTTPVDVPALRNTPVPIVAAAGEATDPALFGSRCAHALAAALDTTAVTFPGGHNAHFTHPVEYARRLRDVLGRQSAPAQP, encoded by the coding sequence ATGACTACCGACCTGCGCACCGGCACGGTGCGAGTGCCCGGGGCGACCCTGCACTACGAACTGCGCGGCACGGGCCCGCTGCTGCTGATCTCCGACAGCGGCGGCGGTGAGGTCCGGCGCAGCACCGAGATCGCCGCCCGGCTCGGCGACGCGTTCACGGTCGTCACCTACGACCGGCGCGGTTTCGCCCGCAGTCCGCTGGACCGGCCCGGCTCCGCGGTGCCGGTCGCCGTCCACGCCGAGGATCTGCGCCTGCTGCTGGCCGAGCTGACCGACCAACCGGCACATGTGCTCGGTTGCGCGCTCGGCGCACTGCCCGCGCTGCATGCCGTGCTCGCCGCGCCCGCGATGTTCGCGACGGTGGTCGCGCACGAACCACTCGCGCCCGCGCTGCTCACGGGTGCGGACCGGGCCGAACACGTGGCCGCGTTCGAGGAATTGGAGGCCGACTACCGCGAGCGCGGCCTGCCCGCCGCCGTGGTGCGCATCTCCGCGATGCTGGGCGCGGGCGCCGCCGCGCGACATCGGGTCCAGCACAGTCTCGACCACGATGCCGGGCGGGCCGCCGATCCGGCCGTGGCGGGGCAGCGCACCGCGAACTTCGACTTCATCCTGACCAACGAGATCCCGCAGGCGCGAACCACTCCGGTGGATGTCCCCGCGCTGCGTAACACCCCGGTGCCCATCGTCGCGGCGGCGGGCGAGGCGACCGACCCGGCATTGTTCGGCAGCCGCTGCGCCCATGCCCTGGCCGCCGCGCTCGACACCACGGCCGTGACATTCCCCGGCGGCCACAACGCGCATTTCACCCATCCCGTCGAGTACGCGCGGCGGCTGCGCGACGTGCTCGGCCGGCAGTCCGCGCCGGCACAGCCCTGA
- a CDS encoding NAD(P)/FAD-dependent oxidoreductase: MTAKYDVIVVGARCSGAPTAMLLARKGYRVLLVDRSTFPSDTVSTHMVQAPGVALLEQWGLLGPVVAAGTPPIEKYTFDFGFDSGPVRLSGTARTATGHATAYAPRRTLLDKILVDGAAAAGAEVREHFTVEAPVFEDGRVVGVVGHTARGASVLERARVVVGADGRDSRIARAVGAQPYNEHPKGQYQYYTYWRDLPVDGFEVVIRPGRVWAAQPTNDGLTMLVVAWPMAQRNEFRADIERNYLRTLELSPEFAARVRGATRVEPFVGAAVANYFRKPYGPGWALVGDAAYNKDPITALGITDAFQGAELLSTAIDRTFTATASFDEAMADYQRIRDARNEAVYEHTAHLSRLEPASADFERLVRAMQGNQEAMDAFAAINAGIVSPVEFFDDANINRILCGVPAGAHR; the protein is encoded by the coding sequence ATGACGGCAAAATACGATGTCATTGTTGTCGGAGCTCGCTGCTCGGGCGCGCCCACCGCAATGTTGTTGGCGCGCAAGGGCTATCGTGTGTTGCTGGTAGACCGGTCGACATTCCCCAGCGACACGGTGTCCACGCACATGGTGCAGGCTCCGGGGGTAGCGTTGCTCGAACAATGGGGTCTGCTGGGCCCGGTGGTCGCGGCGGGGACCCCGCCCATCGAGAAGTACACGTTCGATTTCGGGTTCGACAGCGGCCCCGTGCGGCTGTCCGGCACGGCCCGCACGGCCACCGGCCATGCCACCGCGTACGCGCCGCGCCGCACACTGCTGGACAAGATCCTGGTCGACGGGGCGGCGGCCGCCGGCGCGGAGGTGCGCGAGCACTTCACCGTCGAGGCGCCGGTGTTCGAGGACGGCCGGGTGGTCGGTGTCGTCGGGCACACCGCACGGGGCGCCTCGGTGCTGGAGCGGGCCCGCGTGGTCGTCGGCGCGGACGGCCGCGATTCCCGCATCGCCAGAGCCGTTGGGGCGCAACCGTACAACGAACACCCCAAGGGCCAGTACCAGTACTACACCTACTGGCGGGACCTGCCCGTCGACGGATTCGAGGTGGTGATCCGGCCCGGCCGGGTGTGGGCGGCGCAGCCCACGAACGACGGGCTCACCATGCTCGTGGTCGCGTGGCCGATGGCGCAGCGCAACGAGTTCCGGGCCGATATCGAGCGCAATTACCTGCGGACACTGGAACTCTCGCCGGAGTTCGCCGCCCGCGTGCGCGGCGCCACCCGGGTCGAGCCGTTCGTCGGCGCGGCCGTGGCCAACTACTTCCGCAAGCCCTACGGTCCCGGCTGGGCGCTGGTCGGCGATGCCGCCTACAACAAGGACCCCATCACCGCGCTCGGCATCACCGACGCCTTCCAGGGCGCGGAACTGCTGAGCACGGCGATCGACCGAACCTTCACCGCGACAGCGTCGTTCGACGAGGCGATGGCGGATTATCAGCGCATCCGGGACGCGCGCAACGAGGCGGTGTACGAGCACACCGCCCACCTGTCGCGGCTGGAGCCCGCCTCCGCCGATTTCGAGCGCCTGGTTCGCGCGATGCAGGGCAATCAGGAGGCGATGGACGCGTTCGCCGCGATCAACGCGGGCATCGTCTCCCCGGTCGAGTTCTTCGACGACGCCAACATCAATCGCATTCTCTGCGGGGTCCCGGCGGGGGCGCATCGGTGA
- a CDS encoding ferredoxin, which translates to MSEPDGAEPGGVTVDRSRCIGAGQCVSVAPRVFDQDDAGLVVLVAGAAADGAEVRAAAELCPAAAIALVTDAPPPGPRRECD; encoded by the coding sequence GTGAGCGAGCCGGACGGCGCGGAACCCGGCGGGGTGACCGTCGACCGGAGCCGGTGTATCGGTGCGGGACAATGCGTTTCGGTCGCGCCGCGCGTTTTCGATCAGGACGACGCGGGCCTGGTCGTGCTCGTGGCGGGCGCGGCGGCGGATGGTGCCGAGGTGCGCGCGGCCGCCGAGCTGTGCCCCGCGGCCGCCATCGCGCTCGTCACCGATGCGCCCCCGCCGGGACCCCGCAGAGAATGCGATTGA
- a CDS encoding cytochrome P450, with the protein MTEPAADVRSFPMPREARCPFDPPPELRRAPPVSRVRIWDGSEPWLVTGYRAVRALLADPRVSADATRPGYPFSTVALAASVKRGNTFMSMDDPEHAGYRRMLTSYFSIKRIESLRPGIQRMADDLIDSMLRGGDSADLVSAYALPLPSMVICELLGVPYDERERFQRLAGTSISTTSTAEQALAAADEMLGLIGAVVSAKRARPGPDILSHLVAQGELSDRQIAGIGRVLLLAGHETTANMIALGVAALLANPPQLRRFRAADDPVATAGAVEEILRYLTIVHHGRRRVARDDIEVDGTLIRAGEGLILAIESANRDPSVFEGDPDVLDLTRPARHHLAFAFGPHQCLAQALARVELQIAYHTVFRRIPGLRLDADIVELPYKHDMRIYGLHALPVRW; encoded by the coding sequence ATGACCGAACCGGCGGCCGATGTGCGTTCGTTTCCGATGCCGCGCGAGGCGCGCTGCCCCTTCGACCCGCCGCCGGAGCTGCGCCGGGCGCCGCCGGTGTCGCGGGTGCGGATCTGGGACGGCAGCGAGCCGTGGCTGGTGACCGGCTACCGCGCGGTGCGCGCGCTGCTGGCCGATCCCCGGGTCAGCGCCGACGCGACGCGGCCGGGCTATCCGTTCTCGACGGTCGCGCTCGCCGCGAGTGTCAAGCGCGGCAACACGTTCATGTCCATGGACGACCCCGAGCACGCCGGATACCGGCGCATGCTGACGAGCTACTTCTCGATCAAGCGGATCGAATCCCTGCGCCCGGGTATCCAGCGGATGGCCGACGACCTGATCGACTCGATGCTGCGCGGCGGCGACTCGGCCGATCTGGTATCGGCCTACGCGCTGCCGCTGCCGTCGATGGTGATCTGCGAATTGCTCGGCGTGCCCTACGACGAGCGCGAGCGGTTCCAGCGGCTGGCGGGCACGTCGATCTCCACCACGTCCACCGCCGAGCAGGCGCTGGCGGCCGCGGACGAGATGCTCGGGCTGATCGGCGCGGTCGTCTCGGCCAAGCGGGCGCGGCCGGGCCCGGACATTCTCAGTCACCTCGTGGCGCAGGGCGAGCTGTCCGACCGGCAGATCGCCGGAATCGGCCGCGTGCTGCTGCTGGCCGGGCACGAGACGACGGCGAACATGATCGCGCTGGGCGTGGCGGCGCTGCTGGCGAATCCGCCACAGCTGCGGCGGTTCCGCGCGGCCGACGACCCCGTGGCGACCGCCGGTGCGGTGGAGGAGATCCTGCGCTATCTCACCATCGTCCACCACGGCAGGCGGCGGGTGGCGCGCGACGACATCGAGGTCGACGGCACGCTGATCCGCGCGGGCGAGGGACTGATCCTGGCCATCGAGTCCGCCAACCGCGATCCCAGCGTCTTCGAGGGCGACCCGGACGTGCTCGACCTCACCCGGCCCGCGCGCCATCATCTGGCCTTCGCCTTCGGGCCGCACCAGTGCCTGGCGCAGGCGCTGGCCCGGGTCGAACTCCAGATCGCCTATCACACCGTGTTCCGCCGCATTCCGGGATTACGCCTCGACGCCGACATCGTCGAGCTGCCGTACAAGCACGACATGCGCATTTACGGCCTGCACGCGCTGCCGGTGCGGTGGTGA
- a CDS encoding methyltransferase: MNSVPQVPAPMALMEMIGNGSFAQAIYVAAKLGIADVLADGPLDAAQIAARADTDTDATFRLLRLLSSRGVFRMEPDGRFALNELSDPLRSDAEVSIRPWSLFIGSPEHREHWSHLDEAVRTGKAVVPALRGMSFFEFTRSNPEFGKVFDDSQTSVSGLTLRAVLSSHDFSPYSVIVDIGGGNGRLLGEILSRTPGSRGVLYDTAPVVEGARERLSAFGDRCTITAGSFFDAVPPGGDAYILKHVLHNWSDDEARTILGNIKQAMSPEGRLLVIEILLPEGNAPNLGFLTDLNLLALFGGKERTEREHRELLAAAGFEVERVVPTPAAVSIMMARLA; this comes from the coding sequence GTGAATTCCGTCCCGCAGGTCCCGGCGCCGATGGCGCTCATGGAGATGATCGGCAACGGATCGTTCGCGCAGGCGATCTACGTCGCCGCCAAACTGGGCATCGCCGACGTGCTGGCCGACGGCCCGCTGGACGCCGCGCAGATCGCCGCCCGCGCGGACACCGACACCGACGCCACCTTCCGGCTGCTCCGGCTGCTGTCGAGCCGCGGCGTGTTCCGGATGGAGCCGGACGGCCGCTTCGCCCTCAACGAATTGTCCGACCCGCTGCGCTCGGACGCCGAGGTGTCGATCCGGCCGTGGTCGCTGTTCATCGGTTCGCCGGAACATCGCGAACACTGGTCCCACCTGGACGAGGCGGTGCGCACGGGCAAGGCCGTGGTGCCCGCGCTGCGCGGTATGTCGTTCTTCGAATTCACCCGCAGCAACCCGGAATTCGGCAAGGTGTTCGACGACTCGCAGACCAGCGTCTCGGGGCTGACACTGCGGGCGGTGCTGTCCTCCCACGACTTCTCGCCGTATTCCGTGATCGTCGACATCGGCGGCGGCAACGGGCGTCTGCTCGGCGAGATCCTCTCGCGGACACCGGGTTCGCGCGGCGTGCTGTACGACACCGCCCCGGTGGTCGAGGGCGCCCGGGAGCGGCTGAGCGCCTTCGGCGACCGCTGCACCATCACGGCCGGATCGTTCTTCGACGCGGTCCCGCCCGGCGGCGACGCCTACATTCTCAAGCACGTGCTGCACAACTGGAGCGACGACGAGGCCCGCACCATTCTCGGCAACATCAAGCAGGCGATGTCGCCGGAGGGCCGGCTGCTGGTGATCGAGATCCTGCTGCCCGAGGGCAACGCCCCGAACCTGGGTTTCCTGACCGACCTGAATCTGCTGGCGCTGTTCGGCGGCAAGGAGCGCACCGAGCGAGAGCACCGGGAACTGCTGGCGGCGGCCGGATTCGAGGTCGAGCGGGTGGTGCCCACGCCCGCGGCCGTATCGATCATGATGGCCCGGCTCGCCTGA
- a CDS encoding AMP-binding protein codes for MPSTATYSATQSGSEQYVSRILSALTERPDDIVIDWPGGGHTRRQCADAIVSAAGVLARSGIGPGHTVAVLAGSNSPLMLFARHAANLIGAAVVYLRSTNAASSLEPLPDDQQLGILRETGASFLAVDAAHLERARRLRAALDHRLHIGAYGGGAGAVDLAAGGAGTPPAPYPAAAGDLAVITYTTGTTGRPKGICRSYRAWRYAVETMLGDEHTVMLVTTPLSHTVGPIADAVLSAGGRLHVLAGFEPGAVLRALAARRVTRVFWATPQVYQVLDHPELPGTDLSSLNTLMYGGIPASPERLAQAVGVLGPILVQSYGTTECWEIGRLEREDHTDARRRGSVGRPSWQARVVVRDPDTGRDLATGEVGEICVSSPGILTEYFRDPERTANTLRGNWFHTGDLGYLDADGYLYLVDRLQHRIKFDGVNVYPAEVEKTLLTHPAVAQAAVFGAPDADRVERIHAAVVLKPSADATADALREHVRDRMSPRHAPAVVRFRGELPVIGSGKIDKQLLRREAATR; via the coding sequence ATGCCCAGCACAGCAACCTATTCCGCGACACAGAGCGGCTCCGAGCAGTACGTGTCGAGGATTCTGTCGGCATTGACGGAACGGCCCGACGACATTGTGATCGACTGGCCCGGCGGCGGCCACACGCGACGGCAATGCGCCGACGCCATTGTGTCGGCGGCCGGTGTACTGGCCCGGTCGGGCATCGGACCCGGCCACACGGTCGCGGTCCTCGCGGGTTCGAACAGCCCGCTGATGCTGTTCGCGCGCCACGCCGCGAATCTCATCGGCGCCGCGGTGGTCTATCTGCGTTCCACCAACGCCGCCAGCTCGCTGGAACCGCTGCCGGACGATCAGCAACTCGGCATTCTCCGGGAGACGGGCGCGAGCTTCCTCGCCGTCGACGCCGCGCATCTCGAGCGCGCGCGGCGGCTGCGCGCCGCGCTGGACCACCGGCTCCACATCGGGGCGTACGGCGGCGGAGCGGGAGCGGTCGACCTCGCGGCGGGCGGCGCCGGCACACCCCCCGCCCCGTATCCGGCGGCGGCCGGCGATCTGGCCGTGATCACCTACACGACGGGCACCACGGGCCGCCCCAAGGGGATCTGCCGTTCCTATCGCGCCTGGCGCTACGCCGTCGAGACGATGCTCGGCGACGAACACACCGTCATGCTCGTGACGACACCGTTGAGCCACACCGTGGGTCCGATCGCCGACGCCGTGCTCAGCGCGGGCGGAAGGCTGCACGTGCTGGCGGGTTTCGAGCCGGGCGCGGTGCTGCGCGCGCTCGCCGCGCGGCGCGTCACCCGGGTCTTCTGGGCGACACCGCAGGTGTATCAGGTGCTCGATCATCCCGAGCTGCCCGGCACCGACCTGTCGAGCCTGAACACGTTGATGTACGGCGGGATACCGGCCTCGCCCGAGCGGCTGGCGCAGGCCGTCGGCGTGCTCGGGCCGATCCTCGTACAGTCCTACGGCACCACCGAATGCTGGGAGATCGGCCGGTTGGAGCGCGAGGATCACACCGACGCGCGGCGGCGCGGCTCGGTGGGGCGGCCGTCCTGGCAGGCGCGCGTGGTGGTCCGCGATCCCGACACCGGCCGCGACCTGGCCACCGGGGAGGTCGGCGAGATCTGCGTCAGCTCGCCCGGCATACTCACCGAGTACTTCCGCGATCCGGAGCGCACCGCGAACACCTTGCGGGGCAACTGGTTCCACACCGGCGATCTGGGGTATCTCGACGCCGACGGCTATCTGTACCTCGTCGATCGGCTACAGCATCGAATCAAGTTCGACGGCGTGAACGTCTATCCCGCGGAGGTGGAGAAGACGCTGCTCACCCATCCGGCGGTCGCGCAGGCGGCGGTGTTCGGCGCGCCGGACGCCGACCGGGTGGAGCGGATTCACGCGGCGGTGGTGCTCAAGCCGTCGGCCGACGCCACCGCCGACGCGCTGCGCGAGCATGTCCGCGATCGGATGTCGCCACGGCACGCGCCCGCGGTCGTGCGGTTCCGCGGCGAGCTGCCGGTCATCGGCTCCGGCAAGATCGACAAGCAGTTGCTGCGGCGCGAGGCCGCCACCCGGTGA